In Hydrogenispora ethanolica, one genomic interval encodes:
- a CDS encoding pyruvate carboxylase subunit B — MAGPVRITETIFRDAHQSLWATRMKTEEMMAVAEALDEVGYYSLEAWGGATFDSALRFLKEDPWVRLRRLRAVIRKTPLQMLLRGQNILGYRHYPDEVVREFCRRAVDNGIGIIRVFDALNDIRNMETAIRASKEAGAHVQGTVVYTVSPVHAPEIFVKLAEELVALGADSICIKDMAGLLKPFTAAALVSALKAAVPVPVQLHAHYTSGLASMTYLKAIEAGVDGIDTALSALALGTSQPPTETMVAALQDTPYDTGLDLNRIAPINQYFKELRQNYQAIAAPLEVDTAVLSYQIPGGMISNLRNQLAGQNAAHRYEEVLAEVPRVRAELGYPPLVTPTSQMVGTQAVLNVLTGKRYSVVPKEIRDYVKGLYGRPPAPIDPEIRRLIIGEEMAIEHRPADDLPPLLDDARKAILPYYQQEEDVLSYVLFPEVAQEFFKKRAAAQRGD, encoded by the coding sequence GACCGAAGAGATGATGGCGGTGGCCGAGGCCCTCGACGAGGTGGGATACTATTCGCTGGAGGCCTGGGGCGGCGCCACCTTCGACAGCGCGCTCCGTTTTCTCAAGGAGGACCCTTGGGTCCGGCTGCGCCGCCTCCGGGCGGTCATCCGGAAGACGCCCCTCCAGATGTTGCTGCGGGGTCAGAATATTCTGGGGTACCGGCATTACCCGGATGAAGTGGTCCGGGAATTCTGCCGCCGGGCGGTGGATAACGGCATCGGGATCATCCGGGTCTTTGACGCTTTGAATGATATTCGCAACATGGAGACGGCGATCCGCGCCTCGAAGGAGGCCGGGGCCCATGTCCAGGGGACGGTGGTCTATACCGTCAGCCCGGTCCACGCTCCCGAAATCTTTGTCAAGTTGGCCGAGGAGTTGGTGGCCCTGGGCGCGGATTCGATCTGCATCAAGGACATGGCCGGACTGCTCAAGCCCTTTACCGCCGCGGCGCTGGTGAGCGCATTAAAGGCGGCCGTGCCGGTGCCGGTTCAGCTTCATGCCCATTATACCAGCGGGTTGGCTTCCATGACGTATCTTAAGGCTATCGAGGCCGGCGTGGACGGCATCGACACCGCCCTCTCCGCACTGGCGCTGGGAACCTCGCAGCCGCCCACCGAAACGATGGTGGCCGCCCTCCAGGACACGCCCTATGATACCGGGCTGGACCTGAACCGCATCGCCCCGATTAACCAGTATTTTAAAGAGCTGCGCCAGAATTATCAGGCCATTGCCGCGCCCTTGGAAGTGGATACGGCGGTGCTCTCGTACCAGATCCCGGGCGGGATGATCTCCAACCTCCGAAATCAGCTGGCGGGCCAGAACGCGGCCCACCGCTACGAGGAAGTCTTGGCCGAAGTGCCGCGGGTCCGGGCCGAGCTGGGTTATCCGCCGCTGGTGACGCCGACCAGTCAAATGGTGGGCACCCAGGCGGTCCTGAATGTGCTGACCGGCAAGCGTTACAGCGTCGTTCCCAAGGAGATCCGCGATTACGTCAAGGGATTGTATGGCCGGCCTCCGGCGCCGATCGATCCGGAGATCCGGCGGCTGATCATCGGCGAGGAAATGGCCATCGAACACCGTCCAGCGGACGATCTGCCGCCGCTCCTGGATGACGCCCGCAAAGCGATCCTCCCCTACTACCAGCAGGAGGAGGACGTCCTTTCGTATGTGCTCTTTCCCGAAGTGGCCCAGGAGTTTTTCAAAAAGCGGGCCGCGGCACAGCGCGGGGATTGA